The genomic window CGCTAACATCCCCCTAATATATAGATTTTGAACCCGTCTTTTTTAAAAGGCGGGTTATTTTTTTGTCTATTTCCCTTTTTTATATCACTCGTGAATAAGATGTATAGTCTCTTTTTTACATTTGCTACAGTAAAATAAATGTGCACAAAGGTTTTCTTTGTATGTATCCACGAAACCATCAACCATCTTCATCCCATCAATATCCATATAAGCACTATATTCATCAAAATAATCAATAATTCTTCCATGATCCTCAAGTACCTGACCACATGAGCATGTCACTTGTAATGTAGAAAATCCGTTACATAAAGGACACATAGACACAGTACAACTCCTCCTTTTCCCTTTATTTTAAAAAAACGGGATGGTTACCCATCCCGTTGTATATACTATTGCTGCTGATAACCGCTCAGCTGCTTTTCAGCCATTTGGACTAAACGTTTTGTCATCTCTCCGCCTACTGATCCATTGGCACGAGCAGTCGTATCAGGTCCAAGCGTGACTCCAAATTCTTGAGCAATTTCATGCTTCATCTGATCAAGTGCTGCATCTGCTTGAGGAACAAGTAATTTATTTGAACCCATCGTTAAGCACCTCCATCGCTTGGTACATTCATATTATTTACGTTTGTACAGCTATTATGATTGTTGATTTTATGAAAAATTGACGCTAATCACCAATTAGTCAAATAGGTAGCTTTATGTGAGAATAATTTACCAGCTTTTATTTTGAATTAAATTATTGTTTTCCACCATAATACGTAGTAACAAAGCAACACAAAAAAACAAAGCAAAGTTTATAAATAAACCAACCAAGTTCAGCAACTAACTAACAAATTCTTAACCAAGAATTAACAAGCATAAAAACATAGCGACAGTCAAACAATAATTCATGAAAACACAACATATCAACTTAATCACTGGGTTAAGCCATGAAGAAGGCATCGGTTGACTAACCGATTGTTGGTGCAAATCCAACTAACCCAACCAAAACAAAAATTATTAAGAGGAGATGTTTAATTTATGGCACAACAAAACGCTTCAAACAACACTAACCAATTACTAGTAGCAGGAGCTGCTCAAGCTATCGATCAAATGAAATATGAAATCGCTTCTGAATTCGGTGTTAACTTAGGTCCAGATACAACTGCACGCGCTAACGGTTCTGTAGGTGGAGAAATCACTAAGCGCTTAGTATCTATGGCTCAACAACAAATCTCTGGTTACCAAGGTCAATAATAAAAACTAAATATAAATGGCTATAAGCCCCAAGCATCTTGCTTGGGGCTTTTTAAAACGGCAGTATGGGGACGGTTCTCATACTGCCTTCTTCGAAAAAGCTCATACTCATAAACCAAATCGTGTGTAATTTGCGAACCACAAACATAATTTATTGAATTATCTTTGTTTACACCAGTTTCGCGCCATCTGCTTCCGATTTGCACCCGCTCTCGAAGGTATGAAACAGAATAATGTCATGAAATTGTCAAAAAAACTGTGATATAGCATGACTATTTTATGATAGTTTTTTCATAGGGGAGTCTACATAAAGGGAGGCATTCGTTATGGAGCTATTATCAGTTACAATTTTTATCACTTCATTTTTAACTCTTTCTTTATTAGTTGGATATATTTTATTAGAGTCT from Bacillus sp. HMF5848 includes these protein-coding regions:
- a CDS encoding alpha/beta-type small acid-soluble spore protein, encoding MGSNKLLVPQADAALDQMKHEIAQEFGVTLGPDTTARANGSVGGEMTKRLVQMAEKQLSGYQQQ
- a CDS encoding alpha/beta-type small acid-soluble spore protein; translation: MAQQNASNNTNQLLVAGAAQAIDQMKYEIASEFGVNLGPDTTARANGSVGGEITKRLVSMAQQQISGYQGQ